Proteins from a single region of Merismopedia glauca CCAP 1448/3:
- the deoC gene encoding deoxyribose-phosphate aldolase, whose amino-acid sequence MDTNAENIDLAPFIDHALLNPTATSEQLAKCCEQAERFRFATVCIYPTHVRQAVELLHGKQTKVCSVIGFPTGATTSATKLYEAQEAAENGAKELDVVINLGWVKLGQTDDIYRELAGICSGIGLVTKVIIETNLLTDAEKQLAVEICLDAGATFIKTCTGWFGGVSLADVKLIKEVAKDRIGIKASGGISTRE is encoded by the coding sequence ATGGATACAAATGCGGAAAACATCGATCTAGCTCCCTTCATCGATCATGCTCTTTTAAATCCGACAGCGACTTCGGAACAATTAGCAAAATGCTGCGAACAAGCTGAACGATTCCGTTTTGCCACTGTTTGCATTTACCCCACCCATGTGCGACAAGCTGTAGAGTTACTACACGGCAAACAAACTAAAGTTTGTAGCGTTATTGGTTTTCCCACAGGAGCCACTACTAGTGCAACTAAGCTCTATGAAGCTCAAGAAGCAGCAGAGAATGGAGCGAAAGAATTAGATGTTGTCATTAACTTAGGATGGGTAAAATTAGGTCAAACAGATGACATATATCGAGAATTGGCAGGTATTTGCTCAGGAATTGGATTAGTTACTAAAGTAATTATTGAAACTAATTTACTCACAGATGCAGAGAAACAATTAGCAGTAGAAATTTGTTTAGATGCTGGAGCTACATTTATTAAAACCTGTACTGGTTGGTTTGGTGGTGTTAGCCTTGCTGATGTGAAATTAATCAAAGAAGTGGCTAAAGATCGGATTGGAATCAAAGCCTCTGGTGGAATTAGCACCAGAGAAC
- a CDS encoding site-2 protease family protein, with protein MRAGWRIGSIFGIPLYIDSSWFVIFILIAMANFSDLYAVWGLLLAGIAGISMALLFFTSVLFHELGHSLVAMSQGIQVKSITLFFFGGLASIEKESKNPTQALQVALAGPGVSIILYGLFYLVTLLAPDRSLLQVIAEYLATLNLVLAVFNMLPGLPLDGGQALKALVWKFTGSRSQGVRWAANSGKIVGWIGIVLGLSLFLITGSLGGIWPALIGWFILSNANNCDRLNTLQDILSQLTAVQVMTREFKVVDARMSLRQFVDEYLLKDAWSAKGETRLSLPYYAAAEGRYRGAVEVEKIQNMERSLWETETLQTALTPLSEIFSLPENAPLSEVINGLEAENLGFMTILSPAGSVSGVIDRGDIVRSVAKRLNLELPEAEIQKIKLEGKYPIGLQLQAIAKTTN; from the coding sequence ATGCGAGCAGGTTGGCGAATTGGATCTATTTTTGGCATTCCTCTCTACATAGACTCTTCTTGGTTTGTCATTTTCATTTTGATTGCTATGGCAAATTTTAGCGACCTCTATGCAGTCTGGGGATTGCTGTTGGCGGGAATAGCTGGAATTTCGATGGCATTGCTATTTTTCACTTCTGTACTATTTCACGAACTCGGTCATAGTTTAGTCGCCATGTCCCAAGGAATTCAAGTGAAATCAATCACTCTATTTTTCTTTGGGGGATTGGCTTCGATTGAAAAAGAATCAAAAAATCCCACCCAAGCTTTACAAGTAGCCCTAGCTGGTCCTGGTGTCAGCATAATTCTATATGGTCTATTTTATCTAGTAACACTGTTAGCACCAGATCGGAGTTTGCTTCAGGTAATAGCTGAGTATTTAGCGACATTGAATTTAGTCTTAGCTGTATTTAATATGCTTCCTGGGTTACCTCTAGATGGAGGACAAGCTTTAAAAGCTTTGGTATGGAAATTTACAGGTAGTCGTAGCCAAGGAGTGCGTTGGGCAGCAAATAGCGGTAAAATCGTCGGCTGGATCGGAATTGTCCTAGGTTTATCCTTGTTTTTAATTACTGGTAGTTTAGGCGGAATTTGGCCAGCTTTGATTGGTTGGTTTATTTTGAGTAATGCCAATAACTGCGATCGCCTCAATACCCTACAAGATATTCTCTCCCAGCTAACTGCGGTTCAGGTGATGACTCGTGAGTTTAAAGTAGTTGATGCTCGAATGAGTTTGCGCCAGTTTGTTGATGAATACCTGCTTAAAGACGCTTGGTCAGCTAAAGGTGAGACTCGCTTAAGTTTACCTTACTATGCGGCGGCAGAAGGTCGTTATCGAGGAGCAGTAGAGGTAGAAAAAATTCAAAACATGGAGCGCAGTCTCTGGGAAACTGAGACTTTACAAACCGCTCTTACCCCTTTATCCGAAATATTCTCCTTACCTGAAAATGCTCCTTTATCAGAGGTTATCAACGGTTTGGAAGCTGAAAATTTAGGATTTATGACGATTCTTTCTCCGGCTGGAAGTGTAAGTGGAGTTATCGATCGCGGTGATATAGTTCGTTCTGTGGCTAAGCGGTTGAATTTAGAGCTTCCTGAAGCTGAAATTCAAAAGATTAAGCTGGAAGGTAAGTATCCTATAGGTTTACAATTACAGGCTATAGCTAAAACAACTAATTGA
- the rimM gene encoding ribosome maturation factor RimM (Essential for efficient processing of 16S rRNA), protein MTESSWLEIGTIVASHGMKGEVRVYPNTDFPERFENAGTRWLLRKDAKEPEAVELLEGRFMPGKGLYIVKLAGLEHIKEADALRGSKLMVPESDRPTLGADEYHVLDLQDLEVFHRDSGEYIGLVVDIIAAGNDLLVVRRPEVTDLIIDEEGSKPKKKQDLLIPFVREIVPVVDLSQKRVEITPPPGLLELS, encoded by the coding sequence ATGACAGAATCTAGCTGGTTAGAAATTGGGACAATTGTAGCGAGTCACGGTATGAAAGGGGAAGTCAGGGTTTATCCCAATACTGATTTTCCCGAACGGTTTGAAAATGCAGGAACTCGCTGGTTATTGCGGAAAGATGCCAAAGAACCGGAAGCTGTTGAGTTACTAGAAGGGCGCTTTATGCCTGGGAAGGGACTTTATATAGTCAAATTAGCAGGTTTAGAACACATCAAAGAAGCAGATGCATTACGTGGTAGTAAACTAATGGTGCCTGAAAGCGATCGCCCGACTTTAGGTGCTGATGAATATCACGTTCTGGATTTGCAGGATCTAGAAGTATTCCACCGCGATTCAGGTGAATATATTGGTTTAGTAGTAGATATAATTGCTGCTGGAAATGACTTATTGGTAGTGCGTCGTCCTGAAGTCACCGATTTAATTATCGATGAAGAGGGTAGTAAACCCAAGAAAAAGCAGGATTTACTGATTCCATTTGTTAGAGAAATCGTCCCTGTGGTTGATTTGAGTCAAAAACGGGTAGAAATCACTCCTCCACCTGGTTTACTAGAATTGAGTTGA
- a CDS encoding valine--pyruvate transaminase: MEPALTKIGDRMSNLTGVRAIMKDIKETLQTGKGQHYINLSPGNPVILEPVEQLWRKYTKELLDSSDYGQVVCRYGDSQGYEPLIEAIKTDFNRRYGLNLTERNILITPGSQNLYFYAANAFGGYSSAGQLKRIVLPLSPEYTGYGGLTLAPEALFAYKPTLEIDEANHRFKYRPDFSQFKIDESTGCVMFSRPCNPTGNVLTDEEVKKIADLASEHDVPVIIDSAYAPPFPALNFTDMQPLFGGNILHCLSLSKAGLPGERIGVAIGDEALVGVLESFQTNMCIHSARYGQAIAAKAIASGELADIAEQVIRPYYQNKFTVVESSLQEYMPQDIPWLLHRGEGAIFAWMWFQDLPITDWELYQQLKQVGIIVVPGSTFFPGLQEEWAHKHQCIRISLTAEDPEIVTGMQRLAQVISKIYQPLAV, from the coding sequence ATGGAACCTGCTCTAACTAAAATCGGCGATCGCATGTCTAACCTCACTGGGGTACGTGCGATTATGAAAGATATCAAGGAAACTCTGCAAACTGGTAAAGGACAACACTACATTAATCTAAGTCCGGGAAATCCAGTTATATTAGAGCCTGTAGAGCAGTTGTGGCGAAAATATACGAAAGAATTGTTAGATAGCTCGGATTACGGTCAAGTAGTTTGTCGTTATGGTGATAGTCAGGGATATGAACCTTTGATTGAAGCCATCAAAACCGATTTTAACCGCCGCTACGGGTTAAATCTCACAGAACGCAACATCTTAATTACTCCAGGAAGTCAAAATCTTTATTTCTACGCAGCTAACGCCTTTGGGGGTTATAGCAGCGCTGGTCAACTTAAACGGATAGTTTTGCCATTAAGTCCAGAATACACGGGTTATGGGGGCTTAACGCTGGCTCCCGAAGCATTATTTGCCTACAAACCCACCCTAGAAATTGATGAAGCTAATCACCGCTTCAAATATCGCCCCGATTTTAGCCAGTTCAAGATTGATGAAAGTACTGGTTGCGTGATGTTCTCTCGTCCTTGTAACCCGACGGGTAACGTGTTAACTGACGAAGAAGTCAAAAAAATCGCTGATTTAGCTAGCGAACATGATGTTCCAGTTATTATTGACTCAGCCTACGCACCGCCATTTCCAGCATTAAATTTCACTGATATGCAGCCCCTGTTTGGTGGTAATATTCTGCATTGTCTCAGCCTATCCAAGGCAGGTTTACCAGGAGAACGGATTGGTGTGGCGATCGGAGATGAAGCATTAGTTGGGGTGTTAGAATCTTTTCAAACCAATATGTGCATCCACTCCGCCCGTTACGGACAAGCCATAGCCGCCAAAGCTATAGCTTCTGGAGAATTAGCTGACATTGCGGAGCAGGTGATTCGTCCATACTACCAAAACAAGTTTACTGTAGTTGAATCAAGCCTACAAGAATATATGCCTCAAGACATACCCTGGTTATTACATCGGGGAGAAGGGGCAATTTTTGCGTGGATGTGGTTTCAAGATTTACCCATTACTGATTGGGAACTGTATCAACAATTGAAGCAAGTGGGAATTATTGTAGTTCCTGGTAGTACCTTCTTCCCTGGATTGCAAGAAGAATGGGCACACAAGCATCAGTGCATCCGCATTAGCCTAACGGCAGAAGATCCCGAAATAGTCACAGGAATGCAGAGATTAGCTCAAGTAATCAGCAAAATATACCAGCCTTTAGCTGTATAG
- a CDS encoding type II toxin-antitoxin system HicA family toxin produces MPKKIRELRYILLKAGFQIVRTKGSHQRWVHPLLPEFPLTIAGKDGDDAKAYLEKLVETAINALQDKEL; encoded by the coding sequence ATGCCTAAGAAAATAAGAGAGCTAAGATATATTCTCTTAAAAGCAGGTTTTCAGATCGTTAGAACCAAAGGCAGTCATCAACGATGGGTTCACCCTCTGCTACCAGAATTTCCTCTGACTATTGCGGGTAAAGATGGAGATGATGCCAAGGCATATCTTGAGAAACTAGTTGAGACAGCCATAAATGCTCTTCAAGACAAAGAATTATGA
- a CDS encoding type II toxin-antitoxin system HicB family antitoxin, protein MKHKYSINIIWSDEDECYLVELPEFAHQLQRYFTHGETYEEALANAQEVLELLIEDYQATGQPLPHPLEIAAY, encoded by the coding sequence ATGAAACATAAGTACAGTATTAATATTATTTGGTCTGACGAAGACGAATGTTATTTAGTAGAGTTACCTGAATTTGCTCATCAACTACAGCGATACTTTACGCATGGTGAGACATATGAAGAGGCTCTAGCCAATGCTCAGGAAGTCTTGGAACTCCTAATTGAAGATTATCAGGCAACAGGTCAACCTTTACCCCATCCCCTAGAAATAGCTGCCTATTAA
- a CDS encoding TlyA family RNA methyltransferase, with amino-acid sequence MSKQRLDTLLVEKELCTSRQQAQGLIRAGLVLINQQIVDKPGTEVNLDALITIKQRSPYVSRGGEKLAKALQVFDVSISNRICLDGGISTGGFTDCLLQAGAKLVYGIDVGYGQLDWRLRNDERVIVRERTNLRYLKPEDLYGNSAAQIPDLGVVDVSFISLNKILPALVDLLIAPKELILLVKPQFEVGREQVGKKGVVRDSQVQAGAIAQVLSSAIELGWGYRGLTWSPLVGPAGNIEYLLWLSQISTESIPDRDSIDEITDAARQCLSN; translated from the coding sequence TTGAGCAAACAAAGATTAGACACCTTACTTGTAGAGAAAGAACTATGCACCTCTCGCCAACAAGCTCAAGGACTAATTAGAGCCGGATTGGTGTTAATAAATCAACAAATTGTAGATAAACCAGGAACTGAGGTTAATCTAGATGCTTTAATTACAATTAAACAGCGATCGCCCTACGTTTCTAGAGGTGGTGAAAAGCTAGCCAAAGCTTTGCAGGTATTCGACGTATCTATAAGCAATAGAATCTGTCTTGATGGCGGAATCTCTACAGGTGGGTTTACCGATTGTTTGCTGCAAGCAGGTGCCAAACTAGTTTATGGCATTGATGTCGGTTACGGACAACTAGATTGGCGTTTGCGGAATGATGAGCGAGTCATCGTCAGAGAACGGACGAATTTGCGCTATCTCAAACCAGAAGATTTATATGGAAATTCCGCCGCGCAAATTCCAGATTTAGGCGTTGTAGATGTTTCCTTTATCTCGTTGAACAAGATTTTACCTGCTTTAGTTGATTTACTAATTGCACCCAAAGAACTCATTTTGCTCGTCAAACCGCAATTTGAAGTAGGTAGAGAACAAGTCGGCAAAAAAGGGGTAGTGAGAGATTCGCAAGTACAAGCAGGGGCGATCGCTCAAGTGTTATCCTCTGCTATAGAGCTAGGATGGGGATATCGCGGTTTAACTTGGTCGCCTCTAGTGGGACCAGCCGGAAATATAGAATATTTGCTGTGGTTGAGTCAAATAAGTACTGAATCCATACCAGATAGAGACTCAATTGACGAAATTACTGATGCTGCAAGGCAATGTTTATCAAATTGA
- a CDS encoding bifunctional serine/threonine-protein kinase/formylglycine-generating enzyme family protein, translating to MQKLGDHPQIPTLFAYFEENNYLYLIQQFIPGEDLLNELKKQGTFDQTKIRELLNELLPILQFIHDNKVIHRDLKPDNIMRRQVDGKLILIDFGVAKQKGGTLLTQQGTTVGTPGYAPIEQMNGVTYPASDLYSLGVTCIRLMTGCLRKLDGSDELFNHLEGGWAWRDKLPSGITVTTELGDILDKLLQDYAKQRYQSAAEVLSVLRQQPTPIPPSQPATQPLGTTIIVNPIPSVKSPTPPTPSIPTIVTPQANFQLKTFGFEVVTLKVVEQPGFWGNKTTIETYKNRAQANYFVEDLGGGITLEMVEISGGRFTMGSPASEAGRKDNESPQHEVTISPFFMGKFTVTQAQWQAVASLPKIKTDLKSDPSNFKGKNQPVERVSWYGAVEFCARLSQKSGRTYRLPSETEWEYACRAGTTTPFHFGQTITTDLANYNGNYTYGSAPKGKYREQTTEVGTFSPNAFGLYDMHGNVWEWCADVWHENYNSAPANGSVWSAGGDNSIRILRGGSWYDFPRSCRSADRVGFGPDYDYDFSGFRVLLSSPGS from the coding sequence ATTCAAAAACTTGGAGATCATCCCCAAATTCCGACACTGTTTGCTTATTTTGAAGAAAACAATTATTTGTATTTAATTCAGCAATTTATCCCAGGAGAAGACTTATTAAATGAATTAAAAAAACAAGGGACTTTTGATCAAACAAAAATTAGAGAATTGCTGAATGAGTTATTACCAATTCTGCAATTTATTCACGATAATAAAGTCATTCATCGCGACTTGAAACCAGATAATATTATGCGTCGTCAAGTTGACGGTAAATTAATATTAATTGATTTTGGAGTTGCCAAACAAAAAGGTGGAACATTATTAACTCAACAGGGAACTACTGTAGGTACGCCAGGATACGCACCGATAGAACAAATGAACGGAGTTACCTATCCTGCTAGCGACTTGTATAGTTTGGGCGTTACTTGCATTCGGTTGATGACAGGATGCTTGCGAAAACTAGATGGTTCTGATGAACTTTTCAATCATTTAGAAGGCGGTTGGGCGTGGCGAGATAAGTTACCATCAGGGATAACTGTTACTACAGAACTGGGAGATATTTTAGATAAGTTGTTGCAAGATTATGCCAAGCAGCGTTATCAATCTGCGGCTGAAGTTTTAAGTGTTTTGCGTCAACAGCCAACACCTATACCACCAAGTCAACCAGCGACTCAACCTTTAGGAACAACAATTATTGTCAATCCTATTCCTTCCGTAAAATCACCGACACCTCCAACACCAAGCATTCCTACCATAGTTACTCCTCAAGCAAATTTCCAACTTAAAACTTTTGGATTTGAAGTAGTGACTTTAAAAGTTGTGGAACAGCCTGGATTTTGGGGTAACAAAACTACTATAGAAACTTATAAAAATCGCGCACAAGCTAACTACTTTGTTGAAGATTTAGGTGGTGGAATAACTTTAGAAATGGTAGAAATTTCTGGGGGAAGATTTACAATGGGTTCTCCAGCCTCAGAAGCAGGTAGAAAGGACAATGAGAGTCCCCAACATGAAGTTACTATTTCACCCTTCTTCATGGGCAAATTTACCGTTACTCAAGCTCAATGGCAAGCAGTCGCTAGCTTACCAAAAATTAAAACAGATTTAAAATCAGATCCCTCAAACTTTAAAGGAAAAAATCAACCAGTAGAACGAGTTTCATGGTATGGTGCAGTAGAGTTCTGTGCCAGACTATCCCAAAAAAGCGGACGAACCTACCGCCTACCGAGCGAAACCGAATGGGAATATGCCTGTCGCGCTGGGACTACAACCCCTTTCCACTTCGGGCAAACTATTACTACCGATTTGGCGAACTATAATGGTAATTACACCTATGGTTCTGCTCCAAAAGGTAAATATCGAGAACAAACCACAGAGGTCGGCACCTTTTCACCCAATGCTTTCGGGTTATACGATATGCACGGGAATGTTTGGGAATGGTGTGCGGATGTGTGGCACGAAAATTATAATAGCGCACCTGCAAACGGAAGCGTTTGGAGTGCAGGTGGAGATAATTCTATAAGAATACTGCGCGGTGGCTCGTGGTACGACTTTCCTCGCAGCTGCCGTTCGGCTGATCGGGTCGGGTTCGGTCCCGACTACGATTACGACTTTAGCGGGTTTCGGGTTCTCTTGTCTTCCCCAGGCTCTTGA